In one window of Bradyrhizobium sp. AZCC 1721 DNA:
- a CDS encoding LysR family transcriptional regulator — protein sequence MKDLDLRDLDVFVAVARTRNFRRAAIEQGVSVSSISQRLRDMEELLGVRLMNRTTRSVALTEAGELLLGRVGPALSDVGAALDQVRGLRAVPSGRLRINAPPPAIDLVMAPMVAPFLEKHPKIELEIVGESSFVDIVAGGFDAGVRYGEHLAQDMIAVSLGAPQRYAVVASKEYVAQHGRPEVPKDLLDHACIRTRFGSGAMLDWEFEKAGRVVKVSPPAKLVATHLGLALRAVHDGVGFWLTFEGYVRYGIKSGALVSVLDDWCPPFPGPFLYYPSRRQPPPALAAFVAFIADWRKREKRKSEKSIVVPAKRSASRDP from the coding sequence ATGAAAGATCTCGACCTCCGCGACCTCGACGTTTTTGTTGCCGTGGCGCGCACCCGGAATTTCCGCCGTGCCGCGATCGAGCAGGGCGTCTCCGTCTCAAGCATCAGCCAGCGGCTGCGCGACATGGAAGAGCTGCTCGGTGTGCGCCTGATGAATCGTACCACGCGCAGCGTAGCCCTCACCGAAGCCGGCGAGTTGTTGCTGGGGCGCGTCGGCCCGGCGCTCTCGGATGTCGGCGCGGCGCTCGATCAGGTGCGCGGCCTGCGGGCCGTGCCGTCGGGGCGTTTGCGCATCAACGCTCCGCCACCGGCAATCGACCTGGTGATGGCGCCGATGGTCGCGCCGTTTCTCGAGAAGCATCCCAAGATCGAGCTGGAGATCGTCGGCGAGAGTTCGTTTGTCGATATCGTCGCCGGCGGGTTCGACGCCGGCGTGCGCTATGGCGAACATCTGGCGCAGGACATGATCGCGGTCTCGCTCGGGGCGCCACAGCGTTACGCAGTGGTGGCGTCGAAGGAATATGTTGCTCAGCATGGTCGACCGGAAGTGCCGAAGGATCTGCTCGACCATGCCTGTATCCGCACCCGCTTCGGCAGCGGCGCGATGCTGGATTGGGAGTTTGAGAAAGCGGGCCGTGTCGTGAAGGTTTCACCGCCGGCCAAGCTGGTCGCGACCCATCTGGGGCTGGCGTTGCGCGCCGTCCATGACGGGGTGGGCTTCTGGTTGACGTTCGAAGGTTATGTTCGGTACGGCATCAAGTCGGGCGCGCTGGTCAGCGTGCTCGACGACTGGTGCCCGCCGTTTCCGGGACCGTTTTTGTATTATCCGAGCCGTCGCCAGCCGCCGCCGGCGCTTGCCGCGTTCGTGGCGTTTATTGCGGATTGGCGGAAGCGGGAGAAGCGGAAGAGCGAAAAATCTATCGTCGTCCCGGCCAAGCGAAGCGCGAGCCGGGACCCATAA
- a CDS encoding SH3 domain-containing protein: protein MALGRFCSVAVLAACWLVASVSTGFSAKDSATTTSGLPVPRYVSLKSDHVNVRAGPTKDNDVAWVYTRSGLPVEITAEFENWRRVRDSEGAEGWVYHSLLSGRRTAVVTMKSKDELASLYDSPDPTSAVAARLQAGVVAQVKKCANGWCRVVGNGFDGWIEQQRLWGVYADERVD, encoded by the coding sequence ATGGCGTTGGGGCGTTTCTGTTCGGTAGCGGTGCTGGCGGCGTGCTGGCTTGTCGCTTCCGTCAGCACAGGGTTTTCGGCCAAGGATTCGGCCACCACCACGAGCGGCCTGCCGGTGCCACGATATGTCAGCCTCAAATCCGATCATGTGAATGTGCGGGCCGGTCCGACCAAGGACAACGACGTCGCCTGGGTCTATACCCGCTCGGGCCTGCCGGTCGAAATCACCGCCGAGTTCGAGAACTGGCGGCGCGTGCGCGATTCCGAAGGCGCCGAGGGCTGGGTCTATCATTCGCTGCTGTCCGGCCGCCGCACTGCGGTCGTAACCATGAAGAGCAAGGACGAGTTGGCGTCGCTGTACGATAGTCCCGATCCGACCAGCGCGGTTGCGGCCCGCCTGCAAGCCGGCGTCGTCGCGCAAGTCAAGAAATGCGCCAATGGCTGGTGCCGCGTCGTCGGCAACGGCTTTGACGGCTGGATCGAGCAGCAGCGCCTATGGGGCGTGTATGCAGACGAGAGGGTGGATTGA
- a CDS encoding 2-hydroxyacid dehydrogenase — translation MSIKKKPLVVVTRKLPDSIETRMRELFDATLNLDDTPMTPQQIAEASRSADVLVPTVTDTISEEMLKHPDCKLRMIANFGNGVDNIDVAAAHARGITVTNTPKVLTEDTADMTMALILAVPRRLIEGATILPDGKNWPGWSPTWMLGHRIGGKRLGIIGMGRIGQAVARRARAFGLQIHYHNRRPVAPVIAEELGATYWESLDQMLARMDIISVNCPHTPATYHLLSARRLKLIRKDAYIVNTARGGVIDEDTLIKLLEAGDVGGAGLDVYEHEPAVNPKLVRLAKAGKVTLLPHMGSATIEGRVEMGEKVIINIRTFLDNHKPPDRVLPSML, via the coding sequence ATGTCGATCAAGAAAAAACCTCTCGTCGTCGTCACTCGCAAATTGCCGGACTCGATCGAGACCCGGATGCGGGAGCTGTTCGACGCGACGTTGAATCTCGACGACACGCCGATGACGCCGCAGCAGATTGCCGAAGCCAGCCGCTCGGCTGACGTGTTGGTGCCGACCGTCACCGACACGATCAGCGAGGAGATGCTCAAGCACCCTGACTGCAAGCTGCGCATGATCGCCAATTTCGGCAACGGCGTCGACAATATCGACGTCGCGGCGGCACACGCGCGCGGCATCACCGTGACCAACACGCCGAAGGTTTTGACCGAAGATACCGCCGACATGACCATGGCGCTGATTCTCGCGGTGCCGCGGCGGCTGATCGAAGGCGCAACGATCCTCCCCGACGGCAAGAACTGGCCGGGCTGGTCGCCGACCTGGATGCTCGGCCACCGCATCGGCGGCAAGCGCCTCGGCATCATCGGCATGGGCCGCATCGGCCAGGCGGTGGCTCGCCGCGCGCGCGCCTTCGGCCTGCAGATTCACTATCACAACCGCCGCCCGGTAGCGCCTGTTATTGCCGAGGAGCTCGGCGCGACCTATTGGGAAAGCCTCGACCAGATGCTGGCGCGGATGGACATCATCTCGGTGAACTGTCCGCACACGCCGGCAACCTATCACCTGTTGTCGGCCCGGCGGCTCAAGCTGATCCGCAAAGACGCCTACATCGTCAACACCGCGCGCGGCGGCGTGATCGACGAGGACACGCTGATCAAGCTGCTCGAAGCCGGTGACGTCGGCGGCGCCGGCCTCGACGTCTACGAGCACGAGCCCGCGGTCAATCCGAAACTGGTTCGGCTGGCGAAAGCCGGCAAGGTGACGCTGTTGCCGCATATGGGCTCGGCCACCATCGAAGGCCGCGTCGAGATGGGCGAGAAGGTGATCATCAACATCCGGACCTTCCTCGACAACCACAAGCCGCCAGATCGCGTGCTGCCCAGCATGCTGTGA